The Primulina huaijiensis isolate GDHJ02 chromosome 6, ASM1229523v2, whole genome shotgun sequence genomic sequence TGGTCCATGGATCCGTCCCAAATAGTGGGATGTTAGAAGACAAGTCTTTTACCTCGAAACATTCTCAAAACTAGTAGATGCCATGGGACATGCTATATAATCAACAATCTTGcggaaaattttaatatttaagcacTTTGCAAGACTTGGGTCCATTCGTAGAAAAACATGTGATACAGAAGAGAGATATGCAGATGAGAAGGAAGTTTAATTTGCCTCATATGTTAAAAGGTCTTTGGGACAGGGGTAAGTCGGCGCCGGAACAAAAGCAAAAATTCAATCATTATCACAGTGTGTGTAGCACCAAGTGCTGTGAAGACATGCAACACATTGAATCCAGTTCAAATATCCaatgaagaaaaataaaggAAAGCAAAAGCCATACCTTTGACCTTTTTGTTTATCCAGGTTTCTATCACCATGCCAGCACCAATTCCACCAGCTATCCATGCCCCATAAAAAGCAAGGTTATACGGTATAGATCTTCGAGGAAGGAAATAAAACTCTGGGATTTGCCTCATTCTTCTAGGGAGTCGTTTCTTTACAGCTGGATCAGAACTGGGATTGGGATCACTGCTTACTGGCTCTTCAATAACTTTCCAATCCATGGATTTAGTCGGATCTTTCTCTTCCATGTTCATGTTAATCTAATGGTCTTTAATCCAGATTCTGGAGAAAAAAACTGAAcataaaattcaagaatatggCAGTGTCCAGATGAACTGAAGAAAAGGATTCTATTCCACGACTATGAAACAAAAATGATACAATCTGAAGAACTCGTCGAAGTTCAAACCATAAGCAAATTAGCTGGAGTTAAGGTCCCAGGAAGGAGTTAGCGA encodes the following:
- the LOC140979676 gene encoding uncharacterized protein; this translates as MNMEEKDPTKSMDWKVIEEPVSSDPNPSSDPAVKKRLPRRMRQIPEFYFLPRRSIPYNLAFYGAWIAGGIGAGMVIETWINKKVKEDGGVIWEFDK